The Urbifossiella limnaea nucleotide sequence CGCGGCCGCCGCCTTGCTCCGCTCCTCCAGCGCGGCCCGCTCCGCCTCCACGCGCGTCCGCGTCGCCGCGGCGTCGGCCTCGGCCCGCGTCCGCACCGCCTCGGCGTCCGCCGTCGCCTGGATGCGGCCGGCGTCGGCCTTCGTCTGCGCGTCGATCCGCTGTACCTCGGCGCGGGTGCGGGCCTCGACCAGTTGCGCCTCGCTGGTCCGCTCGGCGGCGAGCACCTTGTTCATGATGTCCTGGAGGTTCCCCGGGAACACCAGGTCCTTCACGTCGGCCCGGCCGATCGCCACGCCGTAGCCCGCCGCGGCGCCCTGCACCTCGCGGAGGATGTCGTCGCTGAGCCGGGTGCGGTTCGTGAGGATGTCCTCGAGCGTCATCGCGGCCAGGCTGCGGCGGGCGGCCAGCTGCACGTCGGTGTACAGCCGGTCCTCGTAGCTCGCCACGGCCTGGACCGCCGCCTTCGGGTCCACGACCGCGAACTGCACCAGGATGCTGACGCGGATGGCGACCTTGTCGGCGGTCAGGATTTCCTGCCCCTTGATGGTGAGGTCGCGGTTGCGGAGGTCCACGACGGTCACGTCCACCTTCGGCGTGCGGCGGAACAGCCGCCGCCGCGGCAGCTCGTGCCGGCCCGGGGGAAGCACCTCGGCGAGAACGCCGTCGACGTACTTCAGCCCGCGGTGGGTGTCGCGGATGATGATGTCCTTCGTTGCGGTCATGGTCGTGCCCTCCTCGGGGCCGTGGTGTTGTGTTGGGGGGCGGCCGCGAAGGCTGACCGATTCGAAGGATCGGCGGCTTCGATTTGTGAAATCGACCCGGGTGCCGTTCAACGTCCCGGAGTACACATTGGCCGCGGTTCTTCAGACCGCCTGCGACCGCCCTGGCGGACAGGAGCCGGGAATACGCCGCCGGGTTCGCGCGTCGTAGTGGTGGTGTCCCGTCGCGCCGCCGGAGAACGTCATGGCCCGGGTCGTCGCCTTACTGGCAGTTCTTTCGTGGACCGCGGCCGCCCGTGCGGACGCCGGGTTCTACCCACTGCCGCTGCGGTA carries:
- a CDS encoding slipin family protein gives rise to the protein MTATKDIIIRDTHRGLKYVDGVLAEVLPPGRHELPRRRLFRRTPKVDVTVVDLRNRDLTIKGQEILTADKVAIRVSILVQFAVVDPKAAVQAVASYEDRLYTDVQLAARRSLAAMTLEDILTNRTRLSDDILREVQGAAAGYGVAIGRADVKDLVFPGNLQDIMNKVLAAERTSEAQLVEARTRAEVQRIDAQTKADAGRIQATADAEAVRTRAEADAAATRTRVEAERAALEERSKAAAAFTTHPALLRLEELTALKELGKNANARIYLDFAEAKNGEE